A genomic window from Sulfurospirillum diekertiae includes:
- a CDS encoding GGDEF domain-containing protein: MQQFKEVLSTFHALCLGMILLALCILKFGLIPSYAYYFVWQSTFVFLVIALFLSIYFNKSKLFVLLLFPLFFDLALAFPSTLFTKLSVTAFWHITPLITALGYLLLYALQERGLFSSFGAFRTALGLIVLGIGYLGLKYFSPSMQQALDTPILHASLHGLSKANDFILIISLISLLFIFLISLLFEVQSQKAPFWMLLAQMIPFLFLQESNSFLLFSLVTSLIAISALVHDAYRMAYADTLTGIPSRRALEERFLHLGSHYMIAMADIDFFKKFNDKFGHDIGDDVLKLVAKELSHIKNGGKAYRYGGEEFTILFNGKKKEECIMALEEVRERIFRRGFVIRDKNRPEKVPQEIQKANTVKKERLSISIGLATSSKGKTPNEIIKIADDALYKAKESGRNCLICL; this comes from the coding sequence ATGCAACAATTCAAAGAGGTTCTTTCGACTTTTCATGCACTCTGTTTAGGAATGATTCTTCTTGCACTTTGTATTTTGAAATTTGGACTTATCCCTTCGTATGCCTATTATTTTGTTTGGCAAAGTACGTTTGTTTTTCTCGTGATTGCTCTTTTTTTAAGTATCTATTTCAACAAAAGTAAACTCTTTGTTCTATTACTTTTCCCACTTTTTTTTGATTTAGCCCTTGCCTTTCCCAGTACCCTCTTTACAAAGCTTAGTGTCACAGCATTTTGGCATATCACTCCGCTGATTACGGCACTGGGTTACCTCCTCCTTTATGCCTTGCAAGAACGTGGTCTTTTTAGTTCATTTGGGGCATTCAGAACAGCACTTGGACTCATTGTTTTAGGAATCGGATACCTTGGCTTAAAATATTTTTCACCCAGTATGCAACAAGCTCTGGATACGCCTATTTTACATGCAAGCTTACATGGTCTAAGTAAGGCAAATGATTTTATACTGATTATTTCACTCATATCGCTTCTCTTTATTTTTCTGATCTCTTTACTGTTTGAAGTCCAAAGTCAAAAAGCTCCTTTTTGGATGCTCTTAGCACAAATGATCCCTTTTTTATTTTTGCAAGAGAGTAACTCTTTTCTTCTCTTTTCGCTGGTTACCTCACTGATTGCTATCAGTGCTCTTGTTCATGATGCCTACCGCATGGCCTATGCCGATACACTGACAGGAATTCCCTCAAGAAGGGCATTGGAAGAACGCTTTTTACATCTGGGTTCACACTATATGATTGCAATGGCCGACATTGATTTTTTTAAAAAATTTAATGATAAATTTGGTCATGACATTGGTGATGACGTTTTAAAGTTGGTCGCTAAAGAGTTAAGTCATATCAAAAATGGCGGCAAAGCGTATCGCTATGGTGGGGAAGAGTTTACCATTCTTTTTAATGGCAAAAAGAAAGAAGAGTGTATTATGGCGTTGGAAGAAGTGAGAGAGCGGATATTTAGACGTGGTTTTGTGATACGCGATAAAAATCGTCCTGAGAAAGTACCGCAAGAGATACAAAAAGCAAATACTGTAAAAAAAGAGAGGCTCTCCATTAGTATCGGTTTAGCAACATCAAGCAAGGGAAAAACACCCAATGAAATCATCAAAATAGCAGATGATGCCTTATACAAAGCGAAAGAGAGCGGGCGCAACTGTCTTATTTGCTTATAA
- a CDS encoding tetrahydrodipicolinate N-succinyltransferase N-terminal domain-containing protein, which produces MALRISIDETDFKALVQEIESQEGYRKPIGFGIARVDRGQLSPEKILQASFPVVNWNENFGSAAILIAALQESGVDVDFTSSEFVYDVKKKFVKNAMNAFTPYLNLALGEAHKNVQVIKTLDWIAQTEKLKKDYRIVFIFEDDAPLSPEAVYLKLYALSTGKAPIRSLNLSGAFGVLENVAWSLGQPIELEWLRMHEIEMKLLGEYPLIESVDKFPRFLSHIIPSDNTRILDASKVRMGAQLHAGTTIMPGASYVNFNAGTTGAVMVEGRISSSVVVGKGSDVGGGASILGVLSGTNGNPVSIGENTLLGANSVTGIPLGDGCIVDAGIAILEGTKVGVNAGELAKIIEANPKAKLKKAGKEEMVFLKGLELAGLHGIHFRQNSMNGMIIATRSKREIKLNSELH; this is translated from the coding sequence ATGGCGTTACGCATTAGTATTGATGAGACAGATTTTAAAGCATTGGTTCAAGAAATTGAATCACAAGAAGGTTACCGTAAACCGATTGGTTTTGGTATCGCGCGGGTTGATCGTGGACAACTGAGTCCCGAGAAGATTTTACAGGCAAGCTTTCCTGTGGTCAACTGGAATGAAAACTTTGGGAGTGCCGCTATTTTAATCGCAGCATTGCAAGAGAGTGGCGTTGATGTTGATTTTACCAGCAGCGAATTTGTCTATGATGTCAAGAAAAAATTTGTTAAAAATGCCATGAATGCGTTTACTCCTTATCTAAACCTTGCCTTAGGTGAGGCGCATAAAAATGTTCAAGTCATTAAAACACTGGACTGGATTGCGCAAACAGAAAAGCTTAAAAAAGATTATCGTATTGTCTTTATTTTTGAAGACGATGCACCTCTGAGTCCTGAAGCGGTCTATCTTAAACTTTATGCGCTCTCAACAGGTAAAGCTCCGATTCGTTCACTCAATCTCTCAGGCGCATTTGGCGTGCTCGAAAATGTCGCATGGTCATTGGGGCAGCCTATTGAGCTTGAATGGCTGAGAATGCATGAAATTGAGATGAAACTTTTGGGTGAGTATCCACTCATTGAATCGGTTGATAAATTTCCTCGTTTCTTATCACACATTATTCCGTCCGATAATACGCGCATCTTAGATGCTAGTAAAGTAAGAATGGGTGCACAACTGCATGCCGGTACAACGATTATGCCAGGAGCCAGTTACGTTAACTTTAACGCAGGTACTACCGGTGCTGTGATGGTCGAAGGTCGCATTAGCTCTTCTGTTGTCGTGGGTAAAGGGAGTGATGTGGGAGGAGGAGCAAGCATCTTAGGTGTGCTAAGCGGAACCAATGGTAATCCTGTGAGTATTGGAGAGAATACACTCCTTGGTGCCAACTCGGTGACAGGGATTCCTTTGGGGGATGGTTGTATTGTGGATGCGGGTATTGCTATTTTAGAGGGTACTAAAGTGGGTGTGAATGCTGGAGAGCTTGCCAAGATTATTGAAGCAAATCCTAAAGCAAAACTCAAAAAAGCAGGCAAAGAAGAGATGGTTTTCTTAAAAGGCTTAGAGTTAGCGGGACTTCATGGTATTCATTTCCGCCAAAATAGCATGAATGGTATGATCATCGCAACACGCAGTAAACGAGAAATCAAACTAAATAGTGAACTTCATTAA
- a CDS encoding Mrp/NBP35 family ATP-binding protein, with amino-acid sequence MLNKDAVLSALGGVKYPGFEKDIVTFGFVKDIDITDNNVYVETEIVSSSKEVGDELKGTIEKAIQAIGATRVDVVVKQPKPPVEKSNSQSGKNMAPHIKNFVMVSSGKGGVGKTTTTVNLAISLASQGKKVGLLDADIYGPNVPRMMGAVDTHPEIVGQKVKPIVVYGVEMMSMGSLMENGQSLIWRGAMVMKAIEQLLRDILWSDLDVLFIDMPPGTGDAQLTLAQSVPVTAGICVTTPQQVALDDTERSLDMFQKLHIPIAGIMENMSGFICPETNKEYDIFGKGTTKPLADKFETIVIGEIPIEPAVREGGDAGKPVSFFHPESETAKRYQASARKLWECIEKVNAEGGANNEAIQPTMGINGAPSACSSAKK; translated from the coding sequence ATGTTAAATAAAGATGCCGTTTTAAGCGCATTAGGTGGCGTTAAATACCCAGGTTTTGAAAAAGATATTGTGACATTTGGTTTTGTTAAAGATATTGATATAACCGATAATAATGTTTATGTAGAAACAGAGATCGTCTCTTCTAGTAAAGAGGTTGGTGACGAATTAAAAGGAACGATTGAGAAGGCAATTCAAGCCATTGGTGCAACCCGTGTGGATGTTGTGGTGAAGCAACCAAAGCCTCCGGTAGAGAAAAGCAACTCCCAATCAGGTAAAAACATGGCACCTCACATCAAAAATTTTGTGATGGTAAGCAGTGGAAAAGGGGGTGTGGGTAAAACAACAACAACCGTTAACCTTGCGATTTCATTGGCAAGCCAAGGCAAAAAAGTAGGTTTGCTGGATGCTGATATTTATGGACCCAATGTGCCTCGTATGATGGGCGCTGTTGATACGCATCCTGAAATTGTGGGACAAAAAGTCAAACCTATTGTTGTGTATGGTGTTGAGATGATGAGTATGGGTTCTTTAATGGAAAATGGTCAATCACTCATTTGGAGAGGAGCGATGGTCATGAAAGCCATTGAGCAACTCTTACGCGACATCTTGTGGAGCGATTTGGATGTTCTTTTCATCGACATGCCTCCAGGAACAGGTGATGCACAACTTACTTTAGCTCAAAGTGTTCCCGTAACTGCGGGTATTTGTGTCACAACCCCTCAACAAGTCGCTTTGGATGATACCGAGCGAAGTTTGGATATGTTCCAAAAATTGCATATTCCGATCGCTGGAATCATGGAAAACATGAGTGGATTTATCTGCCCTGAGACCAATAAAGAGTATGATATCTTTGGAAAAGGAACCACCAAACCGTTGGCTGACAAGTTTGAAACCATCGTGATTGGTGAGATTCCTATTGAACCTGCCGTTCGTGAAGGCGGAGATGCTGGAAAACCAGTAAGCTTCTTCCATCCAGAGAGTGAGACAGCGAAACGCTATCAAGCTTCAGCTCGTAAGCTTTGGGAGTGCATTGAAAAAGTCAATGCAGAAGGTGGTGCGAACAATGAAGCGATTCAACCAACTATGGGTATTAATGGCGCACCCAGTGCTTGTTCAAGTGCGAAAAAGTAA
- a CDS encoding bifunctional 2-C-methyl-D-erythritol 4-phosphate cytidylyltransferase/2-C-methyl-D-erythritol 2,4-cyclodiphosphate synthase — protein MPDLALVMLGAGSSSRFNQRVKKQWLRIEDTPLWLFATQNLQQLFPFKQIIVTTTPDEYFYAKKFSESITFVEGGATRQESLANALLHVKTPYVLVSDIARPCVDQEMLVRILAEMENSDIVVPYLPVVDTVVYEDATINRDHVKLIQTPQLSRTELLRKALQTSTLYTDDSSAIKAMGGKVTYVLGNPEAKKLTCKEDGATISCLKAPSSTPFVGEGFDVHAYEDGKVMMLGGVEVHPTTGFKAHSDGDVAIHALIDALLGAAGAGDIGELFPDNDPRYKNIDSKFLLKEVCSFLAKVGFEIIHCDITVMAEFPRLSAFKDKIRFTLANIMAISPIHVNVKATTTEKLGFVGRCEGVAVSATATLKYYDWTNV, from the coding sequence TTGCCCGATTTAGCGCTTGTGATGTTAGGTGCAGGTAGCTCTTCACGGTTTAATCAACGTGTTAAAAAACAGTGGTTACGCATTGAAGATACACCCTTATGGCTTTTTGCTACTCAAAATCTCCAACAGCTTTTTCCTTTTAAGCAAATCATTGTTACCACAACACCTGATGAATACTTTTATGCCAAAAAGTTTAGCGAGTCCATTACGTTCGTCGAAGGTGGGGCGACCAGACAAGAATCCCTTGCCAATGCTCTTTTACATGTAAAGACACCTTATGTACTGGTAAGTGACATTGCCCGCCCCTGTGTTGACCAAGAGATGCTTGTGCGTATCTTAGCAGAGATGGAAAACAGTGACATTGTGGTTCCGTATCTGCCAGTTGTCGATACGGTCGTTTATGAAGATGCTACAATTAATCGCGATCATGTTAAGCTCATTCAGACTCCCCAACTCTCACGCACAGAACTCTTACGAAAAGCCCTTCAAACATCAACGCTATATACTGATGACAGCAGTGCCATCAAAGCAATGGGTGGGAAAGTCACTTATGTTTTGGGTAATCCTGAAGCTAAAAAGCTTACATGTAAAGAAGATGGTGCCACCATTTCATGCCTCAAAGCCCCTTCTTCTACCCCTTTTGTCGGAGAAGGCTTTGATGTGCACGCCTACGAAGATGGCAAAGTCATGATGCTTGGTGGTGTGGAAGTACATCCAACCACTGGCTTTAAAGCGCACTCCGATGGCGATGTTGCGATTCATGCGCTCATCGATGCTCTTTTAGGAGCGGCGGGAGCAGGTGACATTGGCGAACTGTTCCCAGATAATGACCCACGTTATAAGAATATTGATTCAAAATTTTTACTAAAGGAAGTGTGCTCGTTTTTAGCAAAAGTGGGATTCGAGATCATTCATTGCGACATTACCGTTATGGCAGAATTTCCACGTTTAAGTGCCTTTAAGGACAAAATTAGATTTACCCTTGCTAACATTATGGCAATTTCACCTATCCATGTGAATGTAAAGGCAACCACGACAGAGAAACTAGGATTCGTTGGAAGATGCGAAGGTGTTGCAGTCAGTGCAACGGCTACATTAAAATATTATGATTGGACGAATGTATGA
- a CDS encoding response regulator — translation MKILIVENEIYLAQSIASKLMEIGHLCEIATSIKDALKDEKYDAILLSTNISGQNFYPVIEKHRSSIIILMISYISNDTVTNPIKAGACDYIQKPFMIEELIRKLQHLSDFKNLKKENETYKEYVKNLFSSANLEPLDKKTKFPILIKTNFQKHADALVFNYAQTQNETFTFISLTQSTAYEKIARAGSEELLYIIDLQNLKKSEKLKVYNILEGKRAIICSTDPNEESDFTKLELTTDSKILDQGDILCIDDYVKYVIFNFQNKFPDTELSKKLGISRKSLWEKRKKYGINKKK, via the coding sequence ATGAAGATTTTAATCGTTGAAAACGAGATTTATCTCGCTCAAAGTATTGCCTCCAAGTTGATGGAAATAGGACATTTATGTGAAATTGCTACCAGTATTAAAGATGCGCTCAAAGATGAAAAATACGACGCAATATTACTTTCTACCAATATCTCTGGGCAAAATTTTTACCCTGTTATTGAAAAGCATCGTTCCTCTATCATTATTTTAATGATTTCCTATATTAGTAATGACACCGTCACCAACCCGATCAAAGCAGGGGCATGTGATTATATTCAAAAACCATTTATGATCGAAGAGTTGATCCGAAAATTGCAACATTTAAGCGACTTTAAAAATCTCAAGAAAGAGAATGAAACCTATAAAGAGTATGTTAAAAACCTTTTTAGTAGCGCAAATTTAGAACCTCTTGATAAAAAGACCAAATTTCCAATTCTCATCAAAACCAATTTTCAAAAACATGCCGATGCCCTTGTCTTTAACTATGCGCAGACACAAAATGAAACATTTACGTTCATCTCTTTAACGCAAAGTACGGCGTATGAAAAGATCGCACGTGCAGGAAGTGAGGAGTTACTCTACATTATTGACCTTCAAAATCTTAAAAAAAGCGAGAAACTTAAAGTCTACAACATTTTGGAGGGTAAACGTGCTATTATTTGTAGCACTGACCCGAACGAAGAGAGTGACTTTACAAAACTAGAACTCACAACTGACAGCAAAATTTTAGATCAGGGTGATATTTTATGTATTGATGATTATGTCAAGTATGTCATTTTCAATTTTCAAAATAAATTTCCCGATACAGAACTATCAAAAAAACTAGGAATATCTCGCAAAAGCCTCTGGGAGAAAAGGAAAAAATATGGAATCAACAAGAAAAAATAA
- a CDS encoding sulfate adenylyltransferase, which yields MESTRKNNRQLFLDKEFIATLALAKEGVLHPVDKLMNSAEAREVEQSGYYKGKPFPFPFIIAPAGEKNREVLTTAYQGEPLDFMVDGKIRGTIIVDEVFEVDKKKRIEQIFGTYDISNPETQMFLKRLGDIAVCGEYELQFDDVKNVKNKIADAKAQLGAKNVSAIMMNANPFHRAHERVIRITLEKCDMLVIFLLKPYKQDILSYELRLKALQYFVDNYLPKNRVVIVPFENTYLFTSYKNAFLDAICASNLGCNKLVLGQHHSGIGAYYDQNEMKSVLDHYEDLAIDIEIITEFVYCNECKTLVSTNTCPHGGHHHIKYHAKSLLEILKAGMLPPAIFMRKDLSALLLSELFKHRFSNIGKIYDAIFPNSGLLESHDERDFYLELMRLHQTTSLT from the coding sequence ATGGAATCAACAAGAAAAAATAACCGACAACTCTTTTTAGATAAAGAGTTTATAGCAACCCTTGCCCTTGCCAAAGAAGGTGTTTTACATCCTGTTGACAAACTGATGAACAGTGCAGAAGCAAGGGAAGTTGAACAGAGTGGCTACTACAAAGGTAAGCCCTTTCCTTTCCCTTTTATCATTGCTCCTGCTGGTGAAAAAAACAGGGAAGTCTTGACAACAGCGTATCAAGGTGAACCTCTTGATTTTATGGTTGATGGCAAGATCCGAGGAACAATCATCGTTGATGAAGTGTTTGAGGTTGACAAAAAAAAGCGCATTGAGCAAATTTTTGGAACGTATGACATTTCCAACCCTGAAACCCAAATGTTCCTCAAACGACTTGGAGACATCGCCGTATGTGGAGAGTATGAGCTCCAATTTGATGATGTTAAAAACGTTAAAAATAAAATTGCCGATGCCAAAGCTCAACTTGGCGCTAAAAATGTCTCTGCTATTATGATGAATGCCAATCCTTTTCATAGAGCCCATGAGCGAGTCATTCGTATCACCCTTGAAAAGTGCGATATGTTGGTTATCTTTTTGCTTAAACCTTACAAGCAAGATATCCTCTCTTATGAGTTACGTCTCAAAGCACTTCAATATTTTGTTGATAATTATTTACCCAAAAACAGAGTTGTGATTGTACCCTTTGAAAATACATACCTCTTCACTAGCTATAAAAATGCTTTTTTAGATGCCATTTGTGCGTCAAACCTAGGGTGTAATAAACTGGTTCTTGGTCAACACCATAGTGGTATCGGTGCCTACTATGATCAAAATGAGATGAAGTCTGTTTTAGATCATTATGAAGACCTCGCTATCGACATTGAAATCATCACTGAATTTGTCTATTGCAATGAATGTAAAACGTTGGTGAGTACCAACACCTGCCCTCATGGTGGACATCACCATATCAAGTACCACGCTAAATCACTTTTAGAGATTTTAAAAGCGGGGATGTTACCACCTGCCATATTTATGCGCAAAGACCTTTCAGCCTTACTGCTCAGTGAACTCTTTAAGCATCGCTTTTCCAATATTGGAAAAATTTATGATGCAATTTTCCCTAACAGCGGTCTTTTAGAATCCCATGATGAACGTGATTTTTATCTTGAACTGATGCGTTTACATCAAACCACTTCTTTGACTTAG
- a CDS encoding phosphatidylglycerophosphatase A family protein: protein MPNAFLTFFYTGLTPKAPGTAGSLLAVILGALIIHYISMETIVLLTILFTILGVKQINAYESMSGKHDDSRIVIDEVIGVWIALILSSGTLLQIVLCFVFFRIFDIWKPSLIGKIDRNVQGGWGVIGDDMLAGVLAGICSAGVFQLFEYAKTTLLN from the coding sequence ATGCCAAATGCTTTTTTAACCTTTTTTTATACAGGACTTACCCCTAAAGCCCCCGGAACAGCAGGTTCTTTACTGGCTGTCATTCTTGGAGCATTGATTATCCACTATATTTCGATGGAAACCATTGTTCTTTTAACCATTTTATTTACGATTTTAGGTGTAAAACAGATTAATGCCTATGAGTCTATGAGTGGTAAACATGACGACAGTCGCATTGTGATTGATGAAGTGATTGGTGTGTGGATTGCGCTTATTCTAAGCTCAGGTACTCTTCTTCAAATTGTACTCTGTTTTGTATTTTTTCGTATTTTTGATATTTGGAAACCTTCTTTAATTGGAAAAATTGACCGAAATGTTCAAGGTGGCTGGGGTGTCATCGGTGATGATATGCTCGCAGGCGTCTTAGCCGGTATTTGCAGTGCAGGCGTTTTTCAACTCTTTGAATACGCCAAAACGACTCTCTTAAACTAA
- a CDS encoding YceI family protein: MNYLLKPIMALVFFLSLSNAKEFVIDNTHSNIGFSVKHMMISNVKGNFNAYTADIDFDAEKKIFNKLSAKIDATSVDTGIAKRDDHLRSSDFFDVTKFKTVDFVMTSMQEGKVYGKITIHGITKDIVLVSTIHGVIKDFQGHQRVGFSLEGKLNRKDFGLTWNKILEGGGLTVDDTINLAIEVEAIEL, encoded by the coding sequence ATGAATTATCTTTTGAAACCCATTATGGCACTGGTCTTTTTCCTCTCGCTTTCAAATGCAAAAGAGTTTGTCATCGACAATACTCATTCCAACATAGGATTTTCTGTTAAGCATATGATGATTTCCAACGTTAAAGGCAACTTCAATGCCTATACAGCGGATATTGACTTTGATGCAGAGAAAAAAATCTTCAACAAACTGAGCGCAAAAATTGATGCTACCTCTGTCGATACAGGTATTGCAAAACGTGATGACCACTTACGCAGTAGTGATTTCTTTGATGTTACAAAGTTTAAGACGGTTGATTTTGTGATGACCTCTATGCAAGAGGGTAAAGTCTATGGCAAAATCACCATTCATGGTATTACAAAAGATATCGTCTTAGTGAGCACCATTCATGGTGTCATTAAAGATTTTCAAGGACATCAACGTGTAGGCTTTAGTTTAGAGGGAAAACTCAATCGTAAAGATTTTGGATTAACCTGGAATAAAATCCTAGAAGGCGGTGGGCTGACCGTAGATGACACTATCAATCTTGCTATTGAAGTGGAAGCCATCGAATTATAA
- a CDS encoding IMPACT family protein — MQTIEQMYTAEVEEKKSTFLAYLCPMSDFESLHVKLKNDHPKAAHIVWAKRFYNEFRQVVENNSDDGEPKGTSGPPVLNVMRGVELIEAGLLIVRYFGGIKLGTGGLVRAYGSSAKEVIAHAKLLPFLFKEILTCKTDYPLVPRFEHYTATQNITIVKREFESDGVVWVLEVSEEEKEQFLLFAHPFERDGFKRL; from the coding sequence ATGCAGACCATTGAGCAGATGTATACCGCGGAGGTTGAAGAAAAAAAGTCAACATTCTTAGCGTACCTCTGCCCCATGAGCGACTTTGAATCTTTACATGTAAAGCTCAAAAATGACCATCCCAAAGCAGCACATATCGTTTGGGCGAAGCGTTTTTACAATGAATTTCGGCAAGTGGTTGAAAATAACTCTGATGATGGTGAACCCAAAGGCACTTCAGGGCCTCCTGTACTCAATGTCATGCGAGGTGTTGAACTCATCGAAGCTGGGCTTTTGATTGTGCGGTATTTTGGAGGTATAAAACTGGGGACGGGTGGGTTAGTGCGTGCTTATGGAAGCAGTGCTAAAGAGGTGATTGCTCATGCAAAGCTGCTCCCTTTTCTCTTCAAAGAAATCCTTACATGTAAAACAGACTATCCCCTCGTGCCAAGGTTTGAACACTATACGGCAACACAAAATATAACCATAGTGAAGAGAGAATTTGAAAGTGATGGTGTGGTGTGGGTGTTAGAAGTGAGCGAAGAAGAGAAAGAGCAGTTTTTGCTCTTCGCTCACCCTTTTGAAAGAGATGGTTTTAAGCGCTTATAA
- the modD gene encoding ModD protein: MMDMIREDVGLIDMTTVGLDIGSHKAKISFASKEPIVLCGVEFVTEICQKLGLETRAYKKCGDRLDAGELILEAYGRADAAHKAWKVSQNILEFLSGIATKTHTMITLAREVNPKIELLTTRKIFPRTKELALKAVYAGGGAHHRLGLYDSVLVFKQHRVFFENDAAFEAQFAKMQQKYLEKKIVVEVDNYEEARYFATLGTAILQCEKMDFETLRRCVRLKKEFPHLLLSATGGIGEQNIVAYAQTGVDFIVTSSPYHAKPADIKVVISRED; the protein is encoded by the coding sequence ATGATGGATATGATACGTGAAGATGTTGGGTTAATCGATATGACCACGGTAGGATTAGATATTGGATCTCACAAAGCCAAGATTTCATTTGCTTCCAAAGAGCCTATCGTTCTTTGTGGTGTGGAATTTGTCACAGAAATATGTCAAAAGCTAGGACTTGAGACACGCGCTTACAAAAAGTGTGGCGATAGGCTGGACGCGGGTGAGCTTATCTTGGAGGCGTATGGCAGAGCGGACGCTGCACATAAGGCATGGAAAGTGAGCCAAAATATTCTCGAATTTTTAAGCGGTATTGCGACTAAAACCCATACGATGATTACACTTGCACGTGAAGTCAACCCCAAAATAGAGCTTTTAACCACACGTAAGATTTTTCCTCGTACCAAAGAATTAGCACTCAAAGCTGTCTATGCTGGCGGAGGGGCTCATCACCGTTTAGGACTTTATGATTCTGTTTTAGTCTTTAAACAGCACCGTGTCTTTTTTGAGAATGATGCCGCTTTTGAAGCACAATTTGCCAAAATGCAACAAAAATATTTGGAAAAAAAGATTGTTGTGGAAGTGGATAATTACGAAGAAGCACGTTATTTTGCAACGCTTGGAACAGCGATACTGCAATGCGAAAAAATGGATTTTGAGACATTAAGGCGCTGTGTGAGACTCAAAAAAGAGTTCCCTCATCTGCTTCTTTCTGCCACAGGAGGCATTGGTGAGCAAAACATTGTTGCCTATGCTCAAACGGGGGTTGATTTTATTGTGACCTCTTCACCGTATCATGCGAAACCTGCAGACATTAAAGTCGTGATTTCAAGAGAGGATTGA
- a CDS encoding ABC transporter permease subunit codes for MSGKNRFHTLLFIILPCIKKSVIASLLIATARALGEVGITLMLGGNMVGKTDTISLAIYNAVFDGEYRLALFLCAILIVISLAVFTALHFFQKEEPFL; via the coding sequence GTGAGTGGTAAAAATAGATTTCATACCCTTCTTTTTATCATTTTACCGTGTATCAAAAAAAGTGTTATTGCCTCTTTGCTCATAGCAACAGCCAGAGCATTAGGCGAAGTGGGAATTACTTTGATGCTTGGTGGAAATATGGTTGGTAAAACAGATACGATTTCTCTAGCCATCTACAATGCCGTTTTTGATGGTGAATACCGTTTAGCACTCTTTTTATGTGCCATTCTGATTGTAATCTCTTTAGCGGTGTTTACGGCGCTACATTTTTTTCAAAAAGAGGAGCCATTCCTTTAA
- a CDS encoding molybdate ABC transporter permease subunit: protein MVQVWHPLVLSLKTIGVVALLLVLLGIPLSYFLSNEKLKYKWLFETLVTLPLIFPPIAIGFLLLLLLGKYGWIGSYLNAMGIRFIFDFNGLVLAGFVAALPLMVKPLQSAIELFPKAIKEAAYSEW, encoded by the coding sequence ATGGTACAGGTTTGGCACCCATTGGTGCTAAGCCTTAAAACTATTGGGGTGGTTGCTCTGCTTTTAGTGCTTCTTGGCATTCCACTCTCTTATTTCCTCTCCAATGAAAAACTTAAATATAAGTGGCTGTTTGAAACACTTGTAACGCTTCCTTTGATTTTTCCTCCCATCGCTATTGGTTTTTTATTGTTACTTCTTTTAGGTAAATATGGCTGGATTGGAAGTTATTTGAATGCTATGGGTATACGTTTTATCTTTGACTTTAACGGGTTGGTATTGGCAGGTTTTGTTGCCGCACTTCCTTTAATGGTCAAACCTCTTCAGTCTGCCATTGAACTTTTCCCAAAAGCAATCAAAGAAGCCGCTTATAGTGAGTGGTAA